Proteins from a genomic interval of Oncorhynchus clarkii lewisi isolate Uvic-CL-2024 chromosome 13, UVic_Ocla_1.0, whole genome shotgun sequence:
- the LOC139364550 gene encoding zinc finger protein 649-like isoform X1 yields the protein MSKRASFHTQLSSIMEILSRTAMAHVCKLVDDEYTGISLENESLTEKLHNLESELTIVKSTAPKLAGNYRSVGVQTGETITRVDRGLNGSPTIEGIFGKEWCLDLWNHGDPNSTENSPQHTAKSTGVPSGQADVKEEDFEVEIINRDPQERPTIILDGDDDLVDNGREGPSNVYPSFDSFRQDRPERRDKQVLEMSTTDVSTGHTLRFISIDGLEEEYGEHVFPIEDDETNEFLPDDTELLPNEGQDEHITKPTYAKKSLAKSKSKAGKTFSYFNRFNLHSHSKSDTNELSCVICKKTFLRKNHLTMHMKSHKSLYCSVCKNYYPGKTQLKKHKCVAPDYLASNSSKYFCHYCGKSFSCPSSLRIHHLVHTGERPHTCTVCGRGFTQKGNLKCHMRLHTGEKPFKCLTCEIGFTQKVYLTQHLAKAHGQKEENKKKKTQVHKCSKCQLSFVNQQLLQTHMAVH from the exons ATGTCTAAACGCGCTTCTTTTCACACACAACTGTCCTCCATCATGGAAATACTGTCTAGAACCGCAATGGCTCATGTGTGTAAACTGGTTGACGACGAATACAcgggaatatctttagaaaatgagtCTCTCACTGAGAAATTGCATAATCTGGAAAGTGAACTGACAATTGTGAAAAGCACAGCTCCCAAGCTGGCTGGAAACTATCGCTCTGTTGGTGTTCAAACTGGTGAAACTATCACCAGAGTAGACAGAG GGCTAAACGGATCCCCCACTATCGAAGGAATATTTGGGAAGGAATGGTGTCTTGATCTATGGAACCATGGGGATCCCAACAGCACAGAGAACAGTCCACAACACACTGCCAAA TCAACAGGGGTGCCTTCAGGCCAAGCTGATGTTAAAGAGGAGGATTTTGAGGTGGAAATCATAAACAGAGACCCACAGGAAAGACCAACAATAATTTTAGATG GAGATGACGACTTAGTGGACAATGGAAGAGAAGGGCCCTCCAACGTGTATCCATCCTTTGATTCCTTCCGGCAGGACAGGCCAGAGAGACGGGATAAACAGGTACTGGAGATGTCTACTACGGATGTCTCCACAGGACACACTTTACGTTTCATATCCATCGACGGATTGGAGGAGGAATATGGCGAACATGTCTTTCCCATTGAGGACGATGAGACAAATGAGTTTCTACCAGACGATACCGAGCTGTTGCCCAACGAAGGACAAGATGAACACATCACAAAGCCAACGTATGCAAAGAAGTCTTTAGCAAAGTCAAAAAGCAAAGCTGGGAAGACTTTCAGTTACTTTAACAGGTTTAACTTGCACTCCCATAGTAAATCCGACACAAACGAGTTAAGTTGTGTGATTTGTAAGAAGACTTTCTTGCGGAAGAACCATCTGACGATGCATATGAAATCTCACAAGTCACTGTACTGCAGTGTGTGTAAGAACTATTATCCTGGGAAAACTCAGCTCaaaaaacacaaatgtgttgCTCCCGATTATCTGGCCTCGAACAGCTCAAAGTACTTTTGTCATTACTGCGGCAAGTCTTTCAGCTGTCCGTCAAGCCTGAGGATACACCACCTGGTGCACACTGGGGAGAGACCCCACACGTGCACTGTCTGCGGGAGAGGATTCACACAGAAGGGCAATCTGAAATGTCACATGCGCCTTCACACTGGTGAGAAACCGTTCAAATGCCTCACATGTGAAATTGGTTTTACCCAGAAAGTATACCTCACTCAGCACTTGGCCAAAGCTCACGGTCAAAAGgaagaaaataagaaaaagaaGACGCAAGTGCACAAATGTTCTAAGTGTCAGTTGTCTTTCGTCAATCAGCAACTGCTCCAAACACACATGGCtgttcattaa
- the LOC139364556 gene encoding 6-phosphogluconolactonase-like, whose protein sequence is MSGRRVVVFSSAAELGPALAHLVASRADKALLDHGQFSLGLSGGSLVSMLSKELPALPDLDCSHWLVVFCDDRLVPFDDGENTYGLHKNQLFSKINIPDSGVLAIDPSLSVQECAEDYARKLKECWRVVKARPYLQPEWSPATVSCSGSQMNQPLLP, encoded by the exons ATGTCAGGCAGAAGAGTAGTGGTGTTCTCTTCAGCAGCAGAGCTTGGTCCAGCTCTGGCTCACCTGGTAGCATCTCGGGCTGACAAGGCCCTGTTGGACCATGGCCAGTTCTCCCTGGGCCTCTCAGGGGGCAGCTTGGTGTCCATGCTCAGCAAGGAGCTGCCCGCCCTGCCAGACCTGGACTGCAGCCACTGGCTAGTAGTTTTCTGTGATGACAGGCTGGTTCCCTTTGACGATGGAGAGAATACCTATGGACTGCACAAG AATCAGTTGTTCTCCAAAATCAACATCCCAGACAGTGGGGTCCTGGCGATTGACCCCTCTTTATCTGTACAGGAGTGTGCTGAGGATTATGCCCGCAAACTGAAGGag TGCTGGAGGGTGGTGAAGGCCCGGCCCTACCTGCAGCCAGAGTGGTCCCCAGCCACGGTGAGCTGTTCTGGCTCACAGATGAACCAGCCACTGCTTCCTTGA
- the LOC139364550 gene encoding uncharacterized protein isoform X2, producing the protein MSKRASFHTQLSSIMEILSRTAMAHVCKLVDDEYTGISLENESLTEKLHNLESELTIVKSTAPKLAGNYRSVGVQTGETITRVDRGLNGSPTIEGIFGKEWCLDLWNHGDPNSTENSPQHTAKSTGVPSGQADVKEEDFEVEIINRDPQERPTIILDGDDDLVDNGREGPSNVYPSFDSFRQDRPERRDKQVLEMSTTDVSTGHTLRFISIDGLEEEYGEHVFPIEDDETNEFLPDDTELLPNEGQDEHITKPTYAKKSLAKSKSKAGKTFSYFNRFNLHSHSKSDTNELSCVICKKTFLRKNHLTMHMKSHKSLYCSVCKNYYPGKTQLKKHKCVAPDYLASNSSKYFCHYCGKSFSCPSSLRIHHLVHTGERPHTCTVCGRGFTQKGNLKCHMRLHTGSRIEPANVWCKMAAGTVSALSSVYNLHKIS; encoded by the exons ATGTCTAAACGCGCTTCTTTTCACACACAACTGTCCTCCATCATGGAAATACTGTCTAGAACCGCAATGGCTCATGTGTGTAAACTGGTTGACGACGAATACAcgggaatatctttagaaaatgagtCTCTCACTGAGAAATTGCATAATCTGGAAAGTGAACTGACAATTGTGAAAAGCACAGCTCCCAAGCTGGCTGGAAACTATCGCTCTGTTGGTGTTCAAACTGGTGAAACTATCACCAGAGTAGACAGAG GGCTAAACGGATCCCCCACTATCGAAGGAATATTTGGGAAGGAATGGTGTCTTGATCTATGGAACCATGGGGATCCCAACAGCACAGAGAACAGTCCACAACACACTGCCAAA TCAACAGGGGTGCCTTCAGGCCAAGCTGATGTTAAAGAGGAGGATTTTGAGGTGGAAATCATAAACAGAGACCCACAGGAAAGACCAACAATAATTTTAGATG GAGATGACGACTTAGTGGACAATGGAAGAGAAGGGCCCTCCAACGTGTATCCATCCTTTGATTCCTTCCGGCAGGACAGGCCAGAGAGACGGGATAAACAGGTACTGGAGATGTCTACTACGGATGTCTCCACAGGACACACTTTACGTTTCATATCCATCGACGGATTGGAGGAGGAATATGGCGAACATGTCTTTCCCATTGAGGACGATGAGACAAATGAGTTTCTACCAGACGATACCGAGCTGTTGCCCAACGAAGGACAAGATGAACACATCACAAAGCCAACGTATGCAAAGAAGTCTTTAGCAAAGTCAAAAAGCAAAGCTGGGAAGACTTTCAGTTACTTTAACAGGTTTAACTTGCACTCCCATAGTAAATCCGACACAAACGAGTTAAGTTGTGTGATTTGTAAGAAGACTTTCTTGCGGAAGAACCATCTGACGATGCATATGAAATCTCACAAGTCACTGTACTGCAGTGTGTGTAAGAACTATTATCCTGGGAAAACTCAGCTCaaaaaacacaaatgtgttgCTCCCGATTATCTGGCCTCGAACAGCTCAAAGTACTTTTGTCATTACTGCGGCAAGTCTTTCAGCTGTCCGTCAAGCCTGAGGATACACCACCTGGTGCACACTGGGGAGAGACCCCACACGTGCACTGTCTGCGGGAGAGGATTCACACAGAAGGGCAATCTGAAATGTCACATGCGCCTTCACACTG GCTCAAGGATTGAACCTGCCAATGTTTGGTGCAAGATGGCAGCTGGTACTGTATCTGCATTGTCCTCTGTGTACAATTTACATAAGATCTCATGA
- the LOC139364555 gene encoding zinc finger protein 25-like — protein MGSESSWENICPPQEMHVIHPVEDSALVLETVPTTVVRDQPKLIVIKEEPSEVDIWGSGPKTELINEKGAATSLDTDVGCLDVHQHCPDGSDKHAMLTESQVNHSTPPSSRVQLEDLDTHWMPPACSQSQDAQQITPAAQRNSITGNSSGGITNVPFQSFSVAKSNMKIHSLRTSGAKRFGCMQCGKNFRCYSQLEIHQRSHTGEKPYRCTLCGKRYAQKGHLYTHQRTHTGEKPYRCLDCGKSFIQKCTLDMHQRTHTGEKPYVCVKCGKGFTKNCNLKKHMGVHTEFSMHVYSESSFQEDRW, from the exons ATGGGCAG TGAGAGTTCCTGGGAAAACATTTGTCCTCCCCAAGAGATGCATGTCATCCATCCGGTTGAAGATAGTGCTCTTGTTTTGGAAACAGTG CCTACCACAGTGGTGAGAGACCAGCCTAAGTTGATTGTGATCAAGGAGGAACCTTCAGAGGTGGACATATGGGGTAGTGGGCCAAAGACTGAACTCATAAATGAAAAGG GAGCAGCAACATCACTTGATACAGATGTTGGGTGTCTTGATGTGCATCAGCATTGTCCAGACGGCTCAGACAAACACGCTATGCTTACTGAGAGCCAAGTGAACCACAGCACTCCGCCCTCATCCAGAGTGCAATTGGAGGACCTGGACACACATTGGATGCCGCCTGCATGTTCACAGAGCCAGGATGCACAGCAGATCACACCTGCTGCACAGAGAAACTCCATaactggaaacagctctggtggtaTAACAAATGTGCCCTTTCAGAGTTTCAGTGTGGCAAAGTCAAACATGAAGATCCACAGCCTGAGAACGTCAGGAGCTAAAAGATTTGGCTGTATGCAATGTGGCAAGAACTTCAGGTGTTACAGTCAGCTGGAAATACACCAGCGAagtcacactggagagaaaccgtaCCGATGCACGCTGTGTGGAAAGAGATACGCACAGAAAGGGCATCTTTATACCCACCAACGCACCCATACTGGAGAAAAACCATATCGCTGCCTCGACTGTGGCAAGAGCTTCATTCAAAAATGCACTCTCGATATGCACCAGCGCACCCACACTGGAGAAAAACCTTATGTTTGTGTGAAATGTGGGAAGGGATTTACTAAAAACTGTAACCTTAAGAAACACATGGGTGTACATACAGAGTTCAGCATGCATGTTTACAGTGAGTCCAGTTTTCAAGAGGACAGATGGTAA
- the LOC139364554 gene encoding zinc finger protein 24-like isoform X2 has translation MGCFLLPHEKQSAPAIEGVFGKDWCMDLWRNGGSIPQDKETIGSVILADDDVTQAIDLVDNEPELVFIKEELFEDQPVDQQSNRKRSVAVEDAPAVERTVASQLHLYQGDLNTYPAGSHQVQPDTEQPTSVESLMEDPTLAGLVDNTPEPGPDTADGMYMDYPPRNTYAPRNRPSLQQGTGKDLKQQFDCLFCGKSFGYLSYLKVHIRRHSGEKPFGCTVCGKRFAQKTYLKLHQRTHSGEKPYSCTECGKSFSQKSSLNVHLRSHTGEKPYSCVDCGKSYTYKHGFNTHQCFN, from the exons ATGGGCTgttttctgctaccgcacg AAAAGCAGTCTGCCCCCGCCATAGAGGGTGTCTTTGGTAAGGACTGGTGCATGGACCTATGGAGAAATGGAGGCTCTATCCCTCAGGATAAAGAGACAATTGGATCGGTCATTTTGGCCGATGATGACGTCACTCAG GCAATAGACTTGGTGGACAATGAGCCCGAGTTGGTGTTTATCAAAGAAGAGCTGTTTGAGGATCAGCCAGTGGACCAGCAGAGCAACAGAAAAA GGAGTGTAGCAGTGGAGGATGCTCCAGCAGTAGAGAGAACAGTTGCCAGTCAACTTCACCTATACCAGGGGGACTTGAACACATACCCTGCAGGCAGCCATCAGGTACAGCCTGACACAGAGCAGCCCACATCCGTTGAGAGCCTCATGGAAGACCCCACTCTGGCTGGTCTGGTTGACAACACACCAGAGCCTGGCCCTGACACAGCCGATGGAATGTACATGGACTATCCTCCCCGCAACACATACGCACCAAGAAACCGGCCAAGCCTCCAGCAGGGAACTGGAAAAGACCTGAAGCAGCAGTTTGACTGTTTGTTTTGTGGGAAGAGCTTTGGTTATTTAAGCTACTTGAAAGTCCACATCAGACGCCACTCTGGAGAGAAACCGTTTGGCTGCACAGTTTGCGGGAAGCGCTTCGCTCAGAAGACGTACCTGAAGCTGCATCAGCGTACACACTCTGGTGAGAAACCCTACAGTTGCAcagaatgtgggaagagtttctctcAGAAGAGTTCGTTGAACGTCCACCTCCGGAGTCACACTggggagaagccttatagctgtgtcGACTGTGGGAAGAGCTACACCTATAAACACGGTTTTAACACACACCAATGTTTCAATTAA
- the LOC139364554 gene encoding zinc finger protein 24-like isoform X1, with protein sequence MNTMINRGSFQTQLVSIMEMLSKAAVVEIGKLVDECSAVLRSEISQQHMNENEALKKKCYLLEIELKTVKLHERKRVIASRCQNGVQVSGQIFTHQATENREKQSAPAIEGVFGKDWCMDLWRNGGSIPQDKETIGSVILADDDVTQAIDLVDNEPELVFIKEELFEDQPVDQQSNRKRSVAVEDAPAVERTVASQLHLYQGDLNTYPAGSHQVQPDTEQPTSVESLMEDPTLAGLVDNTPEPGPDTADGMYMDYPPRNTYAPRNRPSLQQGTGKDLKQQFDCLFCGKSFGYLSYLKVHIRRHSGEKPFGCTVCGKRFAQKTYLKLHQRTHSGEKPYSCTECGKSFSQKSSLNVHLRSHTGEKPYSCVDCGKSYTYKHGFNTHQCFN encoded by the exons ATGAATACGATGATAAATCGGGGAAGTTTTCAGACCCAGTTAGTTTCCATTATGGAAATGCTAAGCAAAGCTGCTGTGGTTGAAATCGGTAAACTTGTCGACGAGTGCTCGGCGGTTCTCCGTTCTGAAATATCCCAACAACACATGAACGAGAACGAGGCATTAAAGAAGAAATGTTACCTGCTAGAGATTGAATTAAAGACGGTAAAACTGCACGAACGTAAAAGGGTCATTGCCAGCCGTTGTCAGAATGGAGTTCAGGTCTCGggacaaatatttacacatcaaGCAACTGAGAACCGAG AAAAGCAGTCTGCCCCCGCCATAGAGGGTGTCTTTGGTAAGGACTGGTGCATGGACCTATGGAGAAATGGAGGCTCTATCCCTCAGGATAAAGAGACAATTGGATCGGTCATTTTGGCCGATGATGACGTCACTCAG GCAATAGACTTGGTGGACAATGAGCCCGAGTTGGTGTTTATCAAAGAAGAGCTGTTTGAGGATCAGCCAGTGGACCAGCAGAGCAACAGAAAAA GGAGTGTAGCAGTGGAGGATGCTCCAGCAGTAGAGAGAACAGTTGCCAGTCAACTTCACCTATACCAGGGGGACTTGAACACATACCCTGCAGGCAGCCATCAGGTACAGCCTGACACAGAGCAGCCCACATCCGTTGAGAGCCTCATGGAAGACCCCACTCTGGCTGGTCTGGTTGACAACACACCAGAGCCTGGCCCTGACACAGCCGATGGAATGTACATGGACTATCCTCCCCGCAACACATACGCACCAAGAAACCGGCCAAGCCTCCAGCAGGGAACTGGAAAAGACCTGAAGCAGCAGTTTGACTGTTTGTTTTGTGGGAAGAGCTTTGGTTATTTAAGCTACTTGAAAGTCCACATCAGACGCCACTCTGGAGAGAAACCGTTTGGCTGCACAGTTTGCGGGAAGCGCTTCGCTCAGAAGACGTACCTGAAGCTGCATCAGCGTACACACTCTGGTGAGAAACCCTACAGTTGCAcagaatgtgggaagagtttctctcAGAAGAGTTCGTTGAACGTCCACCTCCGGAGTCACACTggggagaagccttatagctgtgtcGACTGTGGGAAGAGCTACACCTATAAACACGGTTTTAACACACACCAATGTTTCAATTAA